One Acidobacteriota bacterium genomic window carries:
- the tsaA gene encoding tRNA (N6-threonylcarbamoyladenosine(37)-N6)-methyltransferase TrmO, whose amino-acid sequence MGGNLETFCIGPIGVIRSELKTREDAPLFYTDGAPNAVLELNPEYAEGLDRMQVGDEIIILTWLHQARRDVLKVHPRGNNANPLTGVFSTRSPDRPNPIGLHRVKVLAINADRLQIGPIEAIDGTPVVDIKPVVGAKDF is encoded by the coding sequence ATGGGAGGGAATTTGGAAACATTCTGCATCGGACCGATTGGAGTAATTCGATCTGAACTCAAAACCAGAGAAGACGCGCCGTTGTTTTACACGGACGGCGCGCCTAACGCCGTTCTGGAATTGAATCCAGAATATGCCGAAGGGCTTGATCGTATGCAGGTCGGAGACGAGATCATCATTCTCACCTGGCTTCATCAAGCGCGCAGGGATGTGCTCAAAGTGCATCCCAGAGGAAATAACGCCAATCCGCTGACCGGGGTGTTTTCGACGCGCTCGCCGGATCGCCCGAATCCCATCGGGCTGCACCGCGTGAAGGTGCTGGCAATCAACGCGGACAGGTTGCAGATTGGCCCCATCGAAGCGATAGACGGCACGCCTGTGGTTGATATAAAACCTGTGGTGGGAGCGAAGGATTTTTGA
- a CDS encoding cation-transporting P-type ATPase — protein MTQPTIRQVGLTGNQALARLKQYGPNALPEKAPMPLWQRFLRQFQSPLIYILLFALLVDSGIWVAEGAAGLPVETVAIALILILNAGLGVYQESKSEAALAKLREMTAPLVWVMRDGKLCHLHSSELVPGDVVRIEAGDRIPADGNLIEAEGVMVDESVLTGESIPIEKELAGEVFSGTLLVRGQNYMEVSRTGERSAMGRLAVMIGGIEAEPTPLEQRLRKFGGQIARAVLALVILIAVGGLFIEGLGRISHVFLFAVALAVAAVPEGLPAVLTLTLALGVERMAKRKAVVRRLSAVEALGSVTVIATDKTGTLTENRMFVKDLDSPDVDQALHAMALANDAEEKSGAGDPLELALLEYALKRGIELIRLRQDHPRHSGRPFDSSSKFMRVTVNGSDGKRSYLKGAPEVILQFSQLTGEERNLWEEKSDAYAREGYRVLALGHRDGEGEEELEFLGLVLLWDPPRPEVPEAIRLAQEAGIRVLMVTGDHPATALAVAHEVGLESGRVLTGAELETMSQETLREAVAQTNVFARVAPEHKLRLVEALKQNGEIVAMTGDGVNDAPALKRSDVGVAMGERGSDVAREVADLVLMDDNFATIVTAIEEGRNIYGNIQKFIRFLFSTNLAETSIVVVGAFGSTLLGLRDETGTVLLPLTAVQLLWVNIITDGAPALALGLDHNRGVMNETPRDPKSPLLDPASLRFILVAGCTLAVIGGALLLALPRIGFTLPQTRTATFLHITLGQLFYAYPARRIASPPQFNGTLLLAVILGIILQLLTVLLPGLRLLLGLETASLKLMMLVSTSVLLAWGAAELYSRLALSPHSGQ, from the coding sequence ATGACACAACCAACAATAAGACAGGTAGGGTTGACCGGCAATCAGGCGTTAGCTCGATTGAAACAATACGGGCCGAATGCGTTGCCGGAAAAAGCTCCCATGCCGTTGTGGCAACGCTTTTTGCGGCAATTCCAAAGCCCGCTGATTTACATCCTGTTATTTGCCTTGCTGGTGGATTCGGGCATTTGGGTCGCCGAAGGCGCGGCCGGTTTGCCGGTCGAAACTGTCGCCATCGCCTTGATTCTGATACTCAACGCCGGATTGGGTGTGTATCAGGAAAGCAAATCCGAAGCGGCGCTGGCGAAATTGCGCGAAATGACTGCGCCATTGGTCTGGGTGATGCGCGACGGCAAGTTGTGTCACCTGCACAGCAGCGAGCTTGTGCCCGGCGATGTCGTCCGCATTGAAGCCGGAGACCGAATTCCCGCCGACGGCAATCTGATCGAAGCTGAAGGGGTGATGGTGGATGAATCCGTGCTGACGGGCGAATCCATTCCCATCGAAAAAGAATTGGCTGGCGAGGTGTTCAGCGGAACCTTGTTGGTGCGCGGCCAAAATTACATGGAAGTCAGTCGGACTGGGGAACGCAGCGCGATGGGACGGCTGGCGGTGATGATTGGCGGCATCGAAGCCGAACCGACTCCGCTGGAACAGCGGTTGCGGAAATTCGGCGGCCAGATTGCGCGAGCGGTCCTGGCTTTGGTGATTCTGATCGCTGTCGGTGGATTGTTCATCGAAGGGCTTGGACGCATCAGCCACGTGTTTTTGTTCGCGGTTGCGCTGGCGGTTGCCGCGGTTCCGGAAGGGTTGCCCGCAGTGTTGACGTTGACGCTGGCGCTCGGCGTTGAGCGCATGGCCAAACGAAAAGCCGTTGTTCGCCGGTTGAGTGCGGTCGAGGCGCTGGGATCGGTGACGGTGATTGCGACGGATAAAACCGGCACGCTGACCGAAAACCGCATGTTCGTCAAAGATCTGGACAGTCCCGATGTCGACCAGGCTTTGCATGCGATGGCGCTGGCAAATGATGCAGAAGAAAAATCCGGTGCGGGCGATCCTTTGGAATTGGCGTTATTGGAATATGCGCTCAAACGCGGGATAGAACTGATTCGGTTGCGGCAGGATCATCCACGTCACAGCGGTCGCCCGTTCGATAGTTCGTCCAAATTCATGCGTGTGACGGTGAACGGAAGCGACGGAAAGAGGAGTTACCTGAAAGGCGCGCCCGAAGTGATTCTGCAATTCAGCCAATTGACCGGCGAAGAGCGAAACCTGTGGGAGGAAAAGTCCGACGCGTATGCGCGCGAAGGCTATCGCGTGTTGGCTCTTGGGCACAGGGACGGGGAAGGAGAGGAAGAGCTTGAGTTTTTGGGATTGGTGTTGTTGTGGGATCCGCCACGCCCGGAAGTGCCCGAAGCAATCCGATTGGCGCAGGAAGCGGGCATTCGCGTGTTGATGGTAACGGGAGATCATCCGGCGACGGCGCTGGCTGTGGCGCACGAAGTCGGGTTGGAATCCGGGCGAGTATTGACCGGCGCGGAACTGGAAACGATGTCGCAGGAAACGTTGCGGGAAGCCGTGGCGCAAACCAATGTCTTTGCGCGAGTTGCGCCGGAACATAAGCTGCGGCTGGTGGAGGCGCTCAAACAAAACGGCGAAATCGTGGCCATGACCGGCGATGGCGTGAACGATGCCCCTGCGTTGAAACGTTCCGACGTCGGCGTGGCAATGGGCGAACGCGGCAGCGATGTCGCTCGCGAAGTCGCGGATTTGGTGTTGATGGATGATAACTTCGCCACCATCGTCACGGCCATCGAAGAAGGACGAAACATTTACGGCAACATTCAAAAATTCATCCGCTTCCTGTTTTCGACCAATCTGGCGGAAACTTCGATTGTCGTCGTGGGAGCGTTCGGCTCCACATTATTGGGATTGCGCGATGAAACCGGCACGGTTCTTTTGCCGCTGACGGCAGTGCAATTGTTATGGGTGAATATCATCACTGACGGAGCGCCAGCCCTGGCTTTGGGATTGGATCATAATCGCGGTGTGATGAACGAAACACCGCGCGACCCGAAATCTCCGCTGCTTGATCCGGCATCGCTTCGATTTATTCTGGTCGCCGGCTGCACTTTGGCTGTGATTGGCGGCGCGCTGTTGTTGGCATTGCCGCGAATCGGTTTCACATTGCCGCAAACTCGCACAGCGACCTTTCTTCACATCACGCTCGGCCAATTGTTTTATGCCTATCCGGCGCGCCGGATTGCATCGCCGCCTCAATTCAATGGCACACTGCTTCTGGCCGTAATTTTGGGAATCATCCTGCAATTGCTGACTGTCCTGCTGCCTGGCTTGCGCCTGCTTTTGGGATTGGAAACGGCCTCTCTCAAATTGATGATGTTGGTATCAACATCCGTGTTACTGGCTTGGGGCGCGGCTGAACTTTACAGTCGTCTCGCTCTTTCGCCTCATAGCGGGCAGTAA
- a CDS encoding NAD(P)H-dependent oxidoreductase, translated as MPKHIAVIQGHPDPQGNHYGNALSAAYSKSALESGHEIRAIEIARLDFPLLRSKEDFDHGTPPDSIRQAQETIRWADHLVIFYPLWLGSMPALLKAFLEQVFRPGFATPKLNDGSPWKKLLAGKSARIVVTMGMPAFFYRWFFRAHSLKSLERNILGFCGIGPIKESLIGMVEADDGSKREKWLSKMHALGSKGL; from the coding sequence ATGCCTAAACACATTGCTGTTATTCAAGGTCATCCTGATCCACAAGGTAATCATTATGGAAATGCTCTTTCCGCCGCTTATTCAAAAAGCGCGTTGGAATCCGGCCACGAAATTCGCGCCATAGAAATTGCTCGGTTGGATTTTCCGCTGCTGCGCAGCAAGGAAGATTTCGATCATGGCACACCGCCCGATTCTATACGCCAGGCACAGGAAACGATCCGGTGGGCCGATCATCTGGTGATTTTTTATCCTTTGTGGCTCGGTTCGATGCCTGCGCTGCTCAAGGCATTTTTGGAGCAGGTGTTCCGTCCTGGATTCGCTACGCCGAAACTCAACGATGGTAGCCCGTGGAAAAAGCTCCTTGCCGGCAAAAGCGCCCGGATCGTAGTGACGATGGGAATGCCTGCATTTTTCTATCGCTGGTTTTTCCGCGCGCACAGCCTGAAAAGCCTGGAACGAAACATTCTGGGATTTTGCGGCATCGGCCCGATCAAGGAAAGTTTGATCGGTATGGTCGAAGCCGATGATGGTTCCAAGCGCGAAAAATGGCTGTCAAAGATGCACGCACTGGGAAGCAAAGGACTGTAA
- a CDS encoding DUF2867 domain-containing protein: protein MTRFLHLDEFEQTPLRVHKFLSGIPLHSLDRVELPGGRPGMTLPEISEVIGFSGEAEMDVGFVTQSLFWLRGLIGRILHWDDAKKLVESVSYISRLGETDRARTLIPPGKAAGISHILYQFENEMLGEIINRTVHCFWVLASEPTANGYVVWLAVYVKRLNWFTPVYMTLVSPMLKWVIYPAMINGVRKRWEAGFPLTPEPMDSLKVTMPGAVGASNRH, encoded by the coding sequence ATGACTCGCTTTCTTCATTTGGACGAATTCGAACAAACACCGCTCAGAGTTCACAAGTTTTTGTCTGGGATTCCCCTGCATTCACTGGATCGCGTGGAGTTGCCCGGCGGACGCCCCGGCATGACATTGCCGGAAATCAGCGAGGTAATAGGCTTCAGCGGCGAAGCTGAAATGGATGTCGGCTTCGTTACGCAATCCTTGTTCTGGCTGCGCGGATTGATCGGTCGCATCTTGCACTGGGATGACGCAAAGAAACTGGTCGAATCGGTGTCATATATTTCCAGGCTGGGGGAAACCGATCGCGCCCGAACGCTGATCCCGCCCGGCAAAGCGGCCGGCATTTCGCACATTCTGTATCAGTTTGAAAACGAGATGTTGGGCGAAATCATCAACCGGACGGTGCATTGTTTCTGGGTGCTGGCGTCGGAACCAACTGCAAACGGATATGTCGTATGGCTTGCCGTGTACGTCAAACGCCTGAACTGGTTTACGCCAGTGTACATGACATTGGTTTCGCCGATGCTGAAATGGGTGATTTATCCGGCGATGATCAATGGAGTCAGAAAACGATGGGAAGCCGGATTTCCGCTCACACCTGAACCGATGGATTCGTTGAAAGTGACAATGCCGGGCGCTGTCGGAGCTTCCAACCGGCATTGA
- a CDS encoding BON domain-containing protein, whose amino-acid sequence MKVAAIVFVAALALIGFGCARQEVDDAGTSAKVKAKLAADSETSAIKIGVDTVNGVVNLSGVVPTEREKMKAEELARSTEGVVQVTNNITINPDSIGATNAEQKAREAIGNVEKKAREVGTDATILASIKARFLTEGINGTNVDVRGGIVIIKGEVENENKLSLAVAIARNTEGVKNVINQLKVTKKIG is encoded by the coding sequence ATGAAAGTTGCTGCAATTGTTTTTGTGGCCGCCCTGGCGTTGATTGGATTTGGTTGCGCCAGACAAGAAGTAGACGACGCCGGAACCAGCGCCAAGGTCAAAGCCAAACTGGCTGCAGATTCGGAAACCAGTGCTATAAAAATCGGCGTGGACACGGTCAATGGTGTGGTGAATTTAAGCGGGGTGGTGCCCACTGAACGCGAAAAAATGAAAGCCGAGGAACTTGCCCGCTCCACCGAAGGTGTTGTGCAGGTCACCAACAACATCACCATCAATCCAGACTCGATCGGAGCGACCAATGCCGAACAAAAAGCCCGCGAAGCAATCGGCAATGTTGAAAAGAAAGCTCGTGAAGTCGGCACGGATGCCACTATTCTGGCAAGCATCAAAGCCAGATTTTTGACTGAAGGCATCAACGGCACAAACGTGGATGTTCGAGGTGGTATTGTCATCATCAAAGGTGAGGTCGAAAACGAAAATAAACTTTCCCTGGCTGTTGCCATCGCTCGCAACACGGAAGGCGTCAAAAACGTCATCAACCAACTCAAAGTAACAAAGAAGATCGGTTGA
- the fdhF gene encoding formate dehydrogenase subunit alpha: MVHVHINNKAHEFTEGLTVLQALREVGIDVPTLCQDERLKPAGDCRMCLVEIAGWSHPVTSCNTLLTEGMKIVSHSPKLETERRSLLAMFADRYPPAPVHQFPDKPFHRYLREYDLNHACYGVSDPALVDDSHPYIRVDMTRCIDCYRCVRICAELQGQFVWEVLNRGAETRIVPDSGSTLLASSCVSCGACVDTCPTGALEDQSVFEFGTPTQWTRTTCPYCGTGCEMNVGTRQGCIVEIKPSLDAPVNKGHLCVKGRYSYGFVSAADRITSPMIREAGEWRVVSWDEAIRFTADRLRDIVGEYGPDSVGVLGSARATNEENYLAQKFARVVLGTNNVDCCARVCHGPTATAMKLTLGTGAATNSYDDIERAETILVCGANPTENHPIIGARIKQAALRGTKLIVIDPRNIELAQYADIHLALRPGTNVPLLNAMACTIFEEGLYDERFLAERVAEAEEFREFTKQFAPETVAAICGVEAEEIRRAARLYATTKPAMCVHGLGMTEHTQGTDGVMCLVNLALLTGNVGKPGAGINPLRGQNNVQGSAHMGCEPSNLTGYVSIPDNRELFERVWRAPLPVTQGLNLMEMMDAADAGKLKALWGIGYDVLLTNANVGATRRAMAGVELVIVQDMFLNETAREFGTVFLPAASPFEKDGTFMNAERRIQRIRKAVEPPGEAKSDWEIICLLARAMGNPDGFQFESAEEIWDEVRTVWKAGRGISYARLEHAGLQWPCPDENHPGTQMLHTNTFPLGDRATLRRVEFHPTHETVSDEFPLLLVTGRTLAQFNAGTMTMRTNNVALRPTDTLDISPSDAESQHVRAGDCVRLLSRYGEAILPIRISTSVKPGELFATFHTAEAYLNCVTSPHRDAYTGTPEYKVTAVRIEKLYGEPEQLDEKAMS; encoded by the coding sequence ATGGTTCACGTTCACATCAACAACAAAGCGCATGAATTCACGGAAGGATTGACCGTCTTACAGGCATTGAGGGAAGTTGGAATTGACGTGCCGACTCTTTGCCAGGACGAGAGGTTGAAACCCGCCGGGGATTGCCGTATGTGTCTGGTGGAAATCGCCGGATGGTCGCATCCCGTCACATCCTGTAATACATTGTTGACGGAAGGCATGAAGATTGTGAGCCATTCGCCGAAGCTGGAAACAGAACGACGTAGCCTGCTGGCCATGTTTGCGGATCGGTATCCACCAGCCCCGGTGCATCAATTTCCCGACAAACCCTTCCACCGGTATTTGCGCGAATACGATTTGAATCATGCTTGTTACGGCGTTTCCGACCCGGCGTTGGTGGATGATTCGCATCCCTATATTCGTGTGGATATGACGCGATGTATTGACTGTTACCGCTGCGTGCGCATTTGTGCAGAACTGCAGGGGCAGTTCGTCTGGGAAGTTCTGAACCGTGGCGCGGAAACGCGCATCGTCCCGGATTCCGGTTCGACCTTGCTGGCCAGTTCGTGCGTAAGCTGTGGCGCTTGCGTGGACACGTGCCCGACCGGCGCATTGGAAGATCAATCCGTCTTTGAATTCGGCACCCCGACGCAATGGACGCGAACGACCTGTCCGTATTGTGGAACCGGTTGCGAAATGAATGTCGGCACACGGCAAGGGTGTATTGTCGAAATCAAACCCTCGCTCGATGCGCCCGTCAACAAAGGGCATCTGTGCGTTAAAGGGCGGTACAGTTACGGATTTGTTTCCGCCGCTGACCGCATCACGTCGCCGATGATCCGGGAAGCTGGCGAATGGCGCGTCGTTTCCTGGGACGAAGCCATCCGCTTCACCGCCGACCGGTTGCGCGACATCGTTGGCGAATATGGCCCGGACAGCGTCGGCGTGCTGGGTTCGGCGCGAGCAACAAACGAAGAAAATTATCTGGCGCAGAAATTCGCGCGCGTGGTTTTGGGAACGAACAACGTGGATTGTTGCGCGCGCGTTTGCCATGGTCCCACGGCGACAGCCATGAAACTGACGTTGGGAACCGGCGCGGCCACCAATTCTTACGACGACATTGAACGCGCCGAAACCATTCTGGTTTGCGGAGCGAATCCAACGGAAAACCATCCAATCATTGGTGCTCGCATCAAACAGGCCGCGCTCCGAGGTACCAAGCTGATCGTCATTGACCCGCGCAACATCGAACTGGCGCAATATGCGGATATTCATTTGGCATTGCGCCCCGGAACGAACGTTCCGCTGTTGAACGCAATGGCCTGCACGATTTTTGAAGAGGGGCTTTACGACGAACGCTTTCTGGCTGAGCGTGTGGCCGAAGCGGAAGAATTCCGCGAATTCACCAAACAGTTCGCGCCTGAAACCGTCGCGGCGATTTGCGGCGTAGAAGCGGAAGAAATTCGTCGCGCCGCGCGGCTGTATGCCACAACCAAACCCGCAATGTGCGTGCACGGATTGGGCATGACCGAACACACGCAAGGCACGGACGGCGTGATGTGCCTGGTGAATCTGGCGCTGTTGACCGGAAATGTTGGCAAACCCGGCGCAGGTATCAATCCATTGCGCGGGCAAAATAACGTGCAGGGCTCCGCGCACATGGGATGCGAACCGAGCAACCTGACCGGATACGTGTCCATTCCCGACAATCGCGAATTGTTTGAACGCGTATGGCGCGCACCATTACCCGTAACGCAGGGGTTGAACCTGATGGAAATGATGGATGCGGCGGATGCCGGCAAGCTCAAGGCATTGTGGGGCATCGGATATGACGTGCTGCTGACCAATGCAAACGTCGGCGCAACGCGGCGCGCGATGGCCGGCGTGGAACTGGTCATCGTGCAGGATATGTTCCTGAATGAAACCGCGCGCGAATTCGGCACGGTGTTTTTGCCCGCAGCGTCGCCGTTTGAAAAAGACGGAACCTTCATGAACGCCGAACGACGCATACAGCGAATCCGCAAGGCGGTGGAACCACCCGGCGAAGCCAAATCCGACTGGGAAATTATCTGTTTGCTGGCGCGAGCGATGGGCAACCCCGACGGGTTCCAGTTTGAATCCGCGGAAGAGATTTGGGACGAAGTGCGCACTGTATGGAAGGCCGGTCGAGGCATCAGTTACGCCCGCCTGGAACACGCCGGGTTGCAATGGCCTTGTCCTGATGAAAATCACCCTGGCACTCAGATGTTGCACACAAACACATTTCCGCTCGGCGACAGAGCGACCTTGCGGCGAGTGGAATTTCACCCGACGCACGAAACGGTTAGCGATGAATTTCCGCTGCTGTTGGTTACCGGGCGGACTCTGGCGCAGTTCAATGCCGGCACGATGACGATGCGGACGAACAACGTCGCGCTCCGTCCGACCGATACATTGGACATTTCGCCCTCCGACGCAGAATCCCAACATGTCCGCGCGGGAGATTGCGTGCGGTTGCTGAGCCGGTACGGCGAAGCCATTCTGCCCATCCGAATCAGCACCTCGGTCAAACCGGGAGAACTGTTCGCCACGTTTCACACGGCAGAGGCTTACTTGAATTGCGTCACCAGCCCACACAGAGACGCTTACACGGGCACGCCCGAATACAAAGTCACCGCCGTACGGATTGAAAAATTGTATGGCGAACCGGAACAGCTTGATGAAAAGGCAATGTCGTGA
- a CDS encoding murein L,D-transpeptidase, whose product MSTLWQNFNCLHALVRWVSWAIAIALLSTIGAVQAQTRTTKPPAKQVSKPAPSAEEFAEARQRLAELGYWLQEDEPKEDASFRHALIAFQKIEGRPRTGKLTKEELEALRTATPPQPRETGYPHVEVDLCRQVLFLVEAGDKPLRVLPVSTGSGKCFTEGGRTRQAITPTGRFKIQWKLKGWRKSPLGLLYYPNYFYDGVAIHGNPSVPAEPASHGCVRIPMFAAEEFSDLAPVGMVALVYNSNEPL is encoded by the coding sequence GTGAGCACACTTTGGCAGAATTTCAATTGCTTGCATGCTCTCGTTCGATGGGTAAGTTGGGCAATTGCCATCGCTTTGCTTTCGACCATCGGTGCCGTTCAAGCACAAACGCGCACCACGAAACCACCCGCAAAACAGGTTTCAAAACCCGCCCCCAGCGCCGAAGAGTTTGCCGAAGCCCGGCAACGATTGGCTGAACTTGGATACTGGCTTCAAGAAGATGAGCCCAAAGAAGACGCTTCGTTTCGGCATGCGCTGATCGCGTTTCAAAAAATCGAAGGTCGCCCGCGCACAGGAAAATTGACCAAAGAAGAGTTGGAAGCTTTGCGTACGGCAACGCCCCCTCAACCGCGCGAAACCGGTTATCCTCACGTCGAAGTTGATCTTTGCCGCCAGGTGTTGTTTTTGGTCGAAGCGGGCGACAAACCGTTGCGCGTATTGCCGGTTTCCACCGGTTCCGGCAAATGCTTCACGGAAGGCGGCAGAACCCGCCAAGCCATCACGCCTACGGGACGGTTCAAGATTCAGTGGAAACTCAAAGGTTGGCGCAAAAGCCCGCTCGGATTGCTGTATTACCCGAACTATTTTTATGACGGCGTCGCGATTCACGGCAATCCATCCGTTCCCGCCGAACCGGCCAGCCACGGCTGCGTCCGCATTCCGATGTTTGCGGCAGAGGAATTTAGCGACCTGGCGCCAGTTGGAATGGTGGCGCTTGTGTACAACAGCAACGAACCTTTGTAA